In Fibrobacter sp. UWR2, the following are encoded in one genomic region:
- the aroB gene encoding 3-dehydroquinate synthase: MASGKSRTGRAMAERLGRPFVDTDAVIVERAGKSISEIFETDGEAKFREMESEVIAEIAHNENPQVVSLGGGALNREENLKVIRESGTLIRLWAKPEILSERIGRKNTRPLLANLSDEERLEKIKAMLKDREKNYAHADFSVESTNEASEAHVIEHILRMLRFWNSHALDVCPSSGGRYPIFIGENIVPESSALLEGLRLSPTHDFLVCTDTTIAKAQGNMLNMLRGQAGRCPIFKFQAGERNKTLHNLNQLFSFMLHRGYTRKSCLLQFSGGVVGDMAGFGAATYQRGIPFIQFPTTLLSMVDSSVGGKVAVNHPEGKNMIGAFYQPKAVVCDLSVLSSLNDTEYLAGLAEIVKYGVIYDEEFFSYLEQNTDKIKKRDSEALKHMIFRSCQIKAEVVGIDEKESGLRAILNYGHTFGHAIEKVTNYNVFSHGIAVSLGMRVAARVAVALGMLDEAAEKRQNALLDALGFPKTFDIDTEKAWNAMGVDKKAEKGTRVYILPEKIGKVQKIVNVDKEIINKSWDAIRGKEV, from the coding sequence ATGGCAAGCGGCAAGAGCCGCACCGGCAGGGCCATGGCAGAACGCCTGGGCCGCCCGTTTGTCGATACCGACGCAGTGATTGTCGAACGCGCAGGCAAGAGCATCAGTGAAATTTTCGAGACTGACGGCGAAGCGAAATTCCGCGAGATGGAATCCGAAGTCATTGCCGAAATCGCACACAACGAAAATCCGCAGGTCGTCTCGCTCGGAGGCGGCGCACTGAACCGCGAAGAAAACCTCAAGGTCATACGCGAATCCGGCACACTTATCCGCCTGTGGGCCAAACCCGAGATTCTCTCTGAACGCATCGGGCGCAAGAACACGCGCCCCCTGCTGGCAAACCTCTCCGACGAAGAACGCCTCGAGAAAATCAAGGCAATGCTCAAGGATCGCGAGAAGAACTACGCGCACGCCGACTTCAGCGTCGAAAGCACGAACGAAGCCTCCGAAGCGCATGTCATCGAACATATCCTCCGCATGCTGCGGTTCTGGAACAGCCACGCGCTGGACGTATGCCCGAGCAGCGGCGGACGCTACCCCATCTTTATCGGCGAGAACATCGTGCCCGAGTCCTCGGCGCTGCTCGAGGGTCTGCGCCTTTCGCCCACGCACGACTTCTTGGTCTGCACCGATACGACCATCGCGAAGGCGCAGGGGAACATGCTGAACATGCTCCGCGGCCAGGCGGGGCGCTGTCCGATTTTCAAGTTCCAGGCAGGCGAGCGCAACAAGACTCTCCATAACCTGAACCAGCTTTTCAGCTTCATGCTGCACCGCGGCTACACACGCAAGAGTTGCCTGCTGCAGTTCAGCGGCGGCGTTGTAGGCGACATGGCCGGTTTCGGAGCGGCCACCTACCAACGCGGCATCCCATTCATCCAGTTCCCGACGACGCTCCTTTCCATGGTCGATAGTTCGGTCGGTGGCAAGGTGGCGGTGAACCACCCCGAAGGCAAGAACATGATCGGCGCATTCTACCAGCCGAAGGCCGTCGTTTGCGACCTCTCCGTCCTTTCGTCATTGAACGACACGGAATACCTCGCAGGCCTTGCCGAAATCGTGAAGTACGGAGTCATTTACGACGAAGAATTTTTCAGTTATCTGGAACAGAATACAGACAAAATAAAGAAACGCGATTCCGAAGCGCTCAAGCACATGATTTTCCGCAGTTGCCAAATCAAGGCGGAAGTCGTAGGCATCGACGAAAAGGAATCCGGACTCCGCGCAATTCTCAACTACGGGCACACCTTCGGCCATGCCATCGAAAAAGTCACGAACTACAACGTGTTCAGCCACGGCATCGCCGTGTCCCTGGGCATGCGCGTCGCCGCACGTGTTGCCGTAGCGCTCGGTATGCTCGACGAAGCCGCCGAAAAGCGCCAGAACGCGCTTCTCGATGCGCTCGGCTTCCCGAAAACATTCGATATCGATACCGAAAAGGCCTGGAACGCCATGGGCGTCGATAAGAAGGCCGAAAAGGGTACGCGCGTCTACATTCTCCCCGAAAAAATCGGGAAGGTACAGAAGATTGTCAACGTGGACAAGGAAATCATCAACAAATCCTGGGATGCTATCCGAGGAAAAGAGGTCTAG
- the aroE gene encoding shikimate dehydrogenase, with the protein MTKISAGIDGQTETLCIFGHPVAHSKSPAMHNALFDALHINARYLPYAPEPENFADAIRGFRSMGFRGANVTIPYKTEFTGKDGTPKLIDELSEISRFTGSVNTLYWKDGIVGGTLCGTTTDPYGCIRNLEENGVVASNKKVALLGNGGAAKAIAYTLVEQGNSLTIVCRNIEKGQALADSLNELFAKAGKGSAVKAVTFDDFSKISPEQDIIINATSVGMTPNVDESPLPKESLHAGQAVCDIVYTPVQTKLLQMAAAQGCKAVTGEGMLVHQGIESFRKWFPAETADKQNSELASIMRKGMQG; encoded by the coding sequence TTGACTAAGATATCCGCCGGTATAGACGGCCAGACAGAAACGCTCTGTATTTTCGGGCATCCCGTGGCGCACAGCAAGTCGCCCGCGATGCACAATGCGCTTTTTGATGCGCTCCACATAAACGCACGCTACCTTCCCTATGCTCCCGAACCGGAAAATTTCGCAGACGCCATCCGCGGGTTCCGTTCCATGGGTTTCCGCGGAGCAAACGTGACCATCCCGTACAAGACGGAATTCACCGGCAAGGACGGCACCCCGAAACTCATCGACGAACTGAGCGAGATCAGCCGGTTCACGGGCAGCGTGAACACCCTCTACTGGAAAGACGGAATCGTCGGAGGCACACTCTGCGGCACGACTACCGACCCTTACGGCTGCATCCGCAACCTCGAGGAGAACGGCGTTGTCGCCAGCAACAAGAAGGTAGCCCTCCTCGGGAACGGCGGCGCGGCAAAGGCAATCGCCTACACGCTCGTCGAGCAGGGGAACTCGCTCACCATCGTATGCCGGAACATCGAAAAGGGACAAGCGCTCGCAGACAGCCTGAACGAACTGTTCGCGAAGGCAGGCAAAGGTTCTGCCGTAAAAGCGGTTACATTCGACGATTTTTCAAAGATATCACCCGAACAGGACATTATCATCAATGCCACATCGGTCGGCATGACTCCGAACGTAGACGAGAGCCCGCTCCCCAAGGAAAGCCTCCATGCCGGGCAAGCGGTATGCGACATCGTGTACACGCCCGTACAGACCAAGCTTTTGCAGATGGCCGCAGCCCAGGGCTGCAAGGCCGTTACCGGCGAAGGGATGCTCGTACACCAGGGCATCGAAAGTTTTCGCAAGTGGTTCCCTGCCGAAACGGCGGACAAACAGAATTCAGAACTCGCGTCAATCATGCGCAAAGGGATGCAAGGCTAA
- a CDS encoding DUF1565 domain-containing protein: MKKLSLCSTALAVALFFAGQAFAKDWYVSPSGKNKNEGTSPSAPLKNIWKAIELAAAGDVIHVAAGNYNGQMKQGWIKLDKPVSLIGGYSDDFETRDVIKNKTMFQPTNEMNSTKGQGILHINYKGADAKVVIDGFIFDQGEANSYHAVNGKPEGVATGMWLEPPAKGNTTNPSLNVYSLYGENSEGDLTIQNCVFVNAGNIALQVNHFAGKVKVLNNVFIANRIIGANVLAKQNKLGAVDYEFAYNTVMFTWTRTKLFEDMGYGVRSNTNCFSRIHNNLLALNMMAGFDNTKGDPKTKKVWLDKNAFILNKKGDVTVTVSPSILWLNVADDQFEDLEDAPSIESLNGNISISDPSIFKGKINQAYLEGFLNATYTEQTSYNENSPANLFRAAMGLNKQGSISSKVSMFMNKYPMEESLLLFGLMEGYGAQMPK; encoded by the coding sequence ATGAAAAAACTCTCTCTTTGCTCAACGGCACTTGCCGTGGCCCTCTTTTTTGCTGGCCAGGCATTTGCTAAAGACTGGTATGTAAGCCCGAGCGGCAAGAACAAGAACGAAGGAACATCCCCGTCTGCACCTCTTAAGAACATCTGGAAGGCAATCGAACTCGCTGCTGCGGGTGATGTCATTCATGTGGCTGCAGGTAACTACAACGGACAGATGAAGCAGGGCTGGATCAAGCTCGATAAGCCTGTTTCGCTCATTGGTGGCTACTCCGACGATTTCGAGACACGCGATGTCATCAAGAACAAGACGATGTTCCAGCCCACCAACGAGATGAACTCCACCAAGGGCCAGGGCATTTTGCATATCAACTACAAGGGCGCAGATGCGAAGGTCGTGATTGACGGTTTTATCTTCGACCAGGGCGAAGCGAACAGCTACCACGCGGTGAACGGCAAGCCCGAAGGTGTCGCTACCGGCATGTGGCTTGAACCTCCCGCAAAGGGCAATACCACTAACCCCTCGCTGAACGTGTACAGCCTCTATGGCGAAAATTCCGAAGGCGACCTCACCATCCAGAACTGCGTGTTCGTGAACGCCGGTAACATTGCCTTGCAGGTGAACCATTTCGCGGGTAAAGTGAAGGTCTTGAATAATGTATTCATCGCCAACCGTATCATTGGCGCGAATGTACTTGCCAAGCAGAACAAGCTGGGTGCGGTTGACTATGAATTTGCGTACAATACGGTGATGTTCACCTGGACCCGAACCAAGCTTTTCGAGGACATGGGCTATGGAGTGCGTTCCAACACGAACTGCTTTAGCCGCATCCACAACAACCTGCTTGCGCTCAACATGATGGCGGGCTTTGACAACACGAAGGGTGACCCGAAGACAAAGAAGGTTTGGCTCGACAAGAACGCGTTTATCTTGAACAAGAAGGGCGACGTGACTGTTACGGTGAGCCCGAGCATTCTTTGGCTGAACGTTGCCGATGACCAGTTTGAGGACTTGGAAGATGCCCCGAGCATCGAGAGCCTGAACGGCAACATCTCCATCAGCGACCCGAGCATTTTCAAGGGCAAGATTAACCAGGCTTATCTGGAAGGATTCCTGAATGCGACCTACACCGAGCAGACCTCGTACAACGAGAACTCCCCAGCGAACCTGTTCCGTGCCGCCATGGGCCTGAACAAGCAGGGCTCCATCTCTTCCAAGGTATCGATGTTCATGAACAAGTACCCGATGGAAGAATCTCTGCTCCTCTTCGGTCTCATGGAAGGCTATGGCGCCCAGATGCCGAAATAG
- the cysK gene encoding cysteine synthase A encodes MLYNNILETIGNTPIVRINKLNKGEAEVYVKIESFNPLGSAKDRVAFNMIERAEKEGKLKPGALIIEPTSGNTGVGLAYVGAVKGYKVVLTMPDSMSMERRLLLKALGAEVVLTEGAKGMAGCIEKANEIAAQNPGSFIPQQFENPANPEAHYLTTGPEIWNDTEGKVDVFIATAGTGGTVSGTAKFLKEKNPDIYVIAIEPDDSPMISKGVAGPHKIQGIGANFVPKIYDPKVVDEVYLTSTEKAGKAARDAAAQEGIFVGISSGAALECALTVAKRPEFKGKRIVALLPDTGERYLSTWLWNE; translated from the coding sequence ATGCTTTACAATAACATTCTCGAAACCATCGGCAACACGCCGATCGTACGCATCAACAAACTGAACAAGGGCGAGGCCGAAGTCTACGTAAAAATTGAAAGTTTTAATCCGCTCGGCAGCGCGAAGGACCGCGTGGCGTTCAACATGATCGAACGCGCCGAAAAGGAAGGCAAACTCAAGCCGGGCGCCCTCATCATCGAGCCTACCAGCGGCAATACGGGTGTCGGGCTTGCCTACGTGGGCGCCGTGAAGGGCTACAAGGTGGTGCTCACGATGCCTGATTCTATGAGCATGGAACGCAGGCTGCTCTTGAAGGCGCTTGGGGCCGAGGTCGTATTGACCGAAGGCGCGAAGGGCATGGCAGGCTGCATCGAGAAGGCAAACGAGATTGCGGCGCAGAACCCTGGGAGTTTTATCCCGCAGCAGTTCGAGAATCCGGCAAACCCGGAAGCGCACTACCTCACGACCGGCCCTGAAATCTGGAACGATACCGAAGGCAAGGTAGACGTGTTTATCGCGACGGCAGGTACCGGCGGGACCGTGAGTGGGACGGCGAAGTTCCTCAAAGAAAAGAATCCGGACATCTACGTTATCGCCATCGAACCCGATGACTCCCCGATGATATCGAAGGGTGTCGCGGGCCCGCACAAGATACAGGGAATCGGTGCGAACTTTGTCCCGAAAATCTACGACCCGAAGGTCGTTGACGAAGTGTACCTGACCAGCACCGAGAAGGCGGGGAAGGCCGCCCGCGATGCCGCCGCGCAGGAAGGCATCTTTGTCGGGATATCTTCGGGAGCCGCGCTCGAATGCGCCCTCACCGTGGCCAAGCGCCCCGAATTCAAGGGCAAGCGCATCGTGGCGCTCCTCCCGGACACCGGCGAGCGCTACCTGAGCACCTGGCTCTGGAACGAGTAG
- a CDS encoding glutamine--tRNA ligase/YqeY domain fusion protein, whose protein sequence is MEIPESSNFVQDIIVNDLKTGKRTNVHTRFPPEPNGYIHIGHAKSICLNFGTANKYKDFGGITNLRFDDTNPTKEDVEYVDSIREDVKWLGFEWKGGEYFASDYYDQIYAFAEKLIEMGKAYVEDLTRDEMQEYRGNDAGKPSRPSPYRDRSVEENMKLFREMRDGKYADGEKCLRAKVDLSSPNMNMRDPVIYRIKHCTHHRTGDKWCIYPMYDFAHPLSDWIEGITHSICTLEFEAHRPLYDWFLIELGLDNRPQQIEFARLNLTYTMMSKRKLLELVETKAVMGWNDPRMPTVCGYRRRGFTPSSIREFCDRIGVSKADSMVDVNLLYFCIREELNKTANRVMAVIDPVKLVIDNWEDGKVEMIKVENNPNDETAGTREVPFGKELYIEADDFMEEPPKKYFRLKPDGEVRLKGAYFVTCKSVEKDANGKVTVIHCEYDPQSKGGETPDGRKVKGTIHWVSAAHAVDAEVRLINNLFTLEDPAAVPEGEDWHDYLNPDSMVIKQAKVEPSLADAKLEDRFQFMRQGYFCLDSEDSKPGHLVFNRTVDLKDSFAKQVAK, encoded by the coding sequence ATGGAAATCCCCGAATCCTCGAATTTTGTACAGGACATTATCGTTAACGACCTCAAGACGGGCAAGCGCACCAACGTGCATACCCGCTTCCCGCCCGAGCCGAATGGCTACATCCACATCGGACACGCGAAATCCATCTGCCTGAACTTCGGTACCGCGAACAAGTACAAGGACTTTGGTGGCATCACGAACCTCCGCTTCGACGATACGAACCCGACCAAAGAAGACGTGGAATATGTGGATTCCATCCGCGAAGACGTGAAGTGGCTCGGTTTTGAATGGAAGGGCGGCGAATACTTCGCAAGCGACTACTACGACCAGATTTACGCTTTTGCCGAAAAGCTCATCGAGATGGGCAAGGCCTACGTGGAAGACCTGACCCGCGACGAGATGCAGGAATACCGCGGCAACGATGCCGGCAAGCCGAGCCGTCCGAGCCCCTACCGCGACCGCAGTGTGGAAGAGAACATGAAACTCTTCCGCGAGATGCGCGACGGCAAGTATGCCGACGGCGAGAAGTGCCTCCGCGCCAAGGTCGACCTCTCTAGCCCGAACATGAACATGCGTGACCCGGTCATCTACCGCATCAAGCACTGCACGCACCACCGCACCGGCGACAAGTGGTGCATCTACCCGATGTACGATTTCGCGCACCCGCTCAGCGACTGGATTGAGGGTATTACTCACTCCATCTGTACGCTGGAATTCGAAGCGCACCGCCCGCTGTACGACTGGTTCCTGATTGAACTCGGTCTCGACAACCGTCCGCAGCAGATTGAATTTGCCCGCCTGAACCTGACCTACACCATGATGAGCAAGCGCAAACTCCTGGAACTGGTGGAGACGAAGGCCGTGATGGGCTGGAACGACCCGCGTATGCCCACAGTCTGCGGTTACCGTCGCCGTGGCTTTACCCCGAGTTCCATCCGCGAGTTCTGCGACCGCATCGGCGTGTCGAAGGCCGACTCCATGGTCGACGTGAACCTGCTCTACTTCTGCATCCGCGAAGAGCTGAACAAGACGGCGAACCGCGTGATGGCCGTGATCGACCCGGTGAAGCTCGTGATTGACAACTGGGAAGACGGCAAGGTCGAGATGATCAAGGTTGAAAACAACCCGAACGACGAAACCGCCGGTACCCGCGAAGTCCCCTTTGGCAAGGAACTCTACATCGAGGCCGACGACTTCATGGAAGAACCGCCGAAGAAGTACTTCCGCCTGAAGCCGGATGGAGAAGTCCGCCTGAAGGGCGCCTACTTCGTGACCTGCAAGAGCGTCGAAAAGGACGCGAACGGCAAGGTGACGGTGATTCACTGCGAATACGACCCGCAGAGCAAGGGTGGCGAGACTCCTGACGGCCGCAAGGTCAAGGGCACCATCCACTGGGTTTCTGCGGCACATGCCGTGGACGCTGAAGTGCGCCTCATCAACAACCTGTTTACGCTCGAAGATCCGGCTGCGGTTCCCGAAGGCGAAGACTGGCACGACTACCTGAACCCGGATTCCATGGTCATCAAACAGGCCAAGGTGGAACCGAGCCTCGCCGACGCCAAGCTCGAAGACCGTTTCCAGTTCATGCGCCAGGGCTACTTCTGCCTCGACAGCGAAGATTCCAAGCCGGGCCACCTTGTGTTTAACAGAACGGTGGACTTGAAGGATAGCTTCGCCAAGCAAGTCGCGAAGTAA
- a CDS encoding FISUMP domain-containing protein yields MNRQMNFKKCVTGAFVALALVACSDDGSSSLDYPEPESSSSVESSSEEASSSSIEESSSSVEESSSSQEPESSSSVQVFIDERDGQAYRYVVIGEQTWMAQNLNYTDTATKYSYNYTPDIADIDVWRYYWDRDAKVSCPAGWHLPRFMDFSKLVTTVGGPDSAGKLLRSTDAWYDRQGETDIYGFAATPTGMRCSGGSNTKAIYMSADYAQYGSLYSFNLEAEKPVEWKDNSGGCYMAVRCVKDDDFYKVIPDSADVAQQEPCKTQEEDNCEYGTLKDSRDNREYKTVVIGDQTWMAENLRIDYPEGTGCIKDDKDTCAKYGYGYTWAAAMDYLGEYSDDAVGCGNDSYCTRERDVRGICPEGWHLPDLAEFQTMLYAVNERRSGNSNLKASNLWRNDFGTVESAFRDKYGFSLMPGGMVLPPVFKNQATGGTTCLWASYDVSPRFAYYLYVGSDYASMSKNEKLFGCYVRCIKD; encoded by the coding sequence ATGAACAGGCAAATGAATTTCAAGAAATGTGTGACGGGTGCTTTTGTTGCGCTGGCGTTGGTTGCGTGTTCCGATGACGGCTCGTCGTCGCTCGATTACCCGGAACCGGAATCTAGCAGCTCCGTGGAAAGTTCTTCCGAAGAAGCTTCTAGCAGTTCTATCGAGGAGTCGAGCAGTTCGGTAGAAGAATCCAGTAGTTCGCAGGAACCCGAGAGTTCGAGCAGCGTGCAGGTGTTTATCGACGAACGCGACGGGCAGGCTTACCGGTACGTGGTCATCGGGGAACAGACCTGGATGGCGCAGAACCTGAACTATACGGATACTGCCACGAAATATTCATATAATTATACCCCGGACATTGCCGACATCGATGTATGGCGCTACTATTGGGACCGCGATGCGAAAGTCTCGTGCCCCGCGGGTTGGCATCTTCCGAGATTTATGGATTTCAGCAAGCTGGTGACGACTGTTGGCGGGCCGGATTCTGCGGGCAAGTTGCTGCGCTCAACCGATGCCTGGTACGACAGGCAGGGAGAGACGGACATTTATGGTTTTGCCGCGACTCCCACGGGAATGAGATGTAGCGGAGGGTCCAATACGAAAGCCATATACATGTCGGCAGACTATGCCCAGTACGGTAGCCTGTATTCCTTTAACTTGGAAGCAGAAAAACCGGTGGAATGGAAGGACAATAGCGGTGGCTGCTACATGGCCGTAAGGTGCGTGAAGGATGACGATTTCTATAAGGTGATTCCTGATTCTGCGGATGTCGCGCAGCAGGAACCCTGCAAGACGCAAGAAGAGGACAACTGCGAATACGGGACACTCAAGGATAGCCGCGACAACCGTGAATACAAGACTGTCGTGATAGGTGATCAGACATGGATGGCGGAAAACCTGAGGATTGATTATCCGGAAGGGACAGGATGCATCAAGGATGACAAGGACACCTGTGCCAAGTACGGATATGGATATACCTGGGCTGCTGCCATGGACTACCTGGGCGAGTATTCCGATGACGCAGTCGGCTGCGGCAATGATTCCTATTGCACGAGGGAGAGGGATGTTCGCGGAATTTGCCCGGAAGGCTGGCATTTGCCGGATTTGGCTGAATTCCAGACAATGCTTTACGCAGTCAATGAACGACGTTCTGGGAATAGCAACTTGAAGGCGTCTAACTTGTGGCGGAATGATTTTGGAACCGTCGAAAGTGCTTTCCGCGATAAATACGGATTTTCGCTGATGCCAGGCGGAATGGTCCTGCCTCCTGTATTCAAAAATCAGGCAACAGGCGGCACCACATGTCTTTGGGCTTCTTACGATGTTTCTCCGCGTTTTGCCTATTATTTGTATGTTGGCAGTGATTATGCGAGCATGAGTAAGAACGAGAAACTCTTCGGTTGTTACGTTCGCTGCATAAAGGACTGA